Genomic DNA from Streptococcus uberis:
ATCAACAAGTTTTTGTTGATTGTCAAGTTCCACTTTAATTTCAGCAGGTGTTTTAGCTTCTGAAAGTACCTTTTGAGCTACTGTTAAATCACTTTTAGCTGTTGCTAGTTGACCTTTAAGATCTGTAATAATTGCTTCCTGAGCAGTAATTGCAGCAGTATTATCAACCGTAGAATCCGGACGGGTTCCATCTGTAGGAACGGGTTCTGTAGTTTTAAGTTCTGCTAACTTAGCTTCAGCCTCAGCTAATTTATTCTCGAGGTCTGTTACTTTTGCTTGTGCATCTTCAACAGATTTTTGAGTATCGGTGCTTGTTGCTGCTTTACTAATTTCGTCTAATTTGGCCTGTGCATCTTTAAGTTCTTGCGTAGCTTTTTCAAGATCTTCGTCAATATAATTAAAGTTAGCTTCAGGAATAGTTGACGTAGTAGATGTGATTTCAACTGCAACTCGTGCAACCATCAAATTAGGGTCAAGTGTATCACTCATGTTAAAGTGTGTCAAATCGATACGATTCTTCTCATCTTTATCAGTCGGTACAACTGCTTGAACATCAAAGCGGAATGTCTCATCTGCTGTTTTCAAGATAAGTTTATTACTTTGATCTGTATCATCATGTCCAACAGATTTCACTGGTGTTTCCGGTGTTGGTTCTTCTGGAACTTCCGGTGTTTCTGGTGTTGGAGGTGTTACAGTTACTGGTTTAGTTTCTTTACTTCCTTCTTTACCATCACTGTTGATGAAATCAACTGTTGCAGTATTCGGGATTTTATTATCAGGATATATTGCTTTATCCAATTCGAAATCTTCCTTAATTGCTGAAGGAATATAGAGTTGAATTTGTTTATAGCCTGCTAATGTTGCAAAATCTTTAACAGTTACTGTTACATGATTACCATCTGTAACAACCTTAAATGTTGAATCAGCAAGTTTGTAACCATCTACGTGTACTTCTACTGGGCCATTAATAGCAAGTGCATCATCTAATGTATCACTGATAATGTACTCTTTATAAGAAGATATATCATTTGGAAGATCACTATTGATAGTGTACATATAAGATTTACCACGATCAATTTCTAAGTGAGTTTCAGTACGATTAATTTTCTTATCAATGTTTGGTTCAGTTGGTGTAGGTGGTGTAATGGTTACAGGATTAGACTCTTTAACCAGTTTCGGATCATTATTGATTTGATAATTTGCAATATTAGGAACGCTTATATCACCTTTATCATTTCGATAAGGACTTAAATCTGCACCATCTTTTACTTTGGCATTAAATTCAATATGAACAGCTTGTCCAGCATAAGCTTTTAGTTGTTCTTTAGTGAATTTCACTGAAAGTTTTTGACCATCTGTTACAACTTGCTCAATAGGTATATTTTTACCATCTACAGTTGCTTTGATATCTCCATCAAATGAAAGAACATTTTCTAGAGTATCAGTAACTTCAAATGCAAAAGCATTCTTAGGTAAAGTTGTATCAATTGTATAAGTAAATGGTTCTTGACGGTTTGCTAGATCCGCATGTTCTAACTTATTAACTTTCTTAGTTAAATCAGGCGTATCAGGAGTTGGAGGGGTTACCGTTACTGGTGGTGTCTCAATTTCCTTATCTGGTTCACCGGCAACATGTGATTTATCTTGGTAAGTCACTTTTGCAGTGTTTGGAATGTTTTGACGTGTCACACCTGCTTTGATTTGTGATGTAATCACAAGTTCTACTGTTTTACCTGCAAAGTCTTTAGCGTTTGCGAAGTCCTTCATAGTCGCTGTGACAGTTTGTCCATCTACTTTAACATCGAAGAATTTAGCCGCATTGCCTGTGATTGTTGGTGTGCCTTGGATGGCTAAATCTTTATCCAAGGTATCAACGATTACATAGGATTTGTACTTAGTAATGTCTACTGGAAGAGTTGACTTAATGTTGTAAGTGTAGTCTTTTTCGTTGGCAATATCTAAGTCATCCAAGTCTCCGTTGATTTTCTTCTCTACAGTTGGTGTTTCTCCTGGAGGAGTTACTGTTACTGGTGGTGTCTCAACTTCCTTATCTGGTTCACCGGCAACATGTGATCTATCTTGGTAAGTCACTTTTGCAGTGTTTGGAATGTTTTGACGTGTCACACCTGCTTTGATTTGTGATGTAATCACAAGTTCAACTGATTTACCTGCGAAATCTTTAGCGTTTGCGAAGTCCTTCATAGTCGCTGTGACAGTTTGTCCGTCTACTTTAACATCGAAGAATTTAGCCGCATCGCCTGTGATGCTTGGTGTGCCTTGGATGGCTAAATCTTTATCCAAGGTATCAACGATTACATAGGATTTGTACTTAGTAATGTCTACTGGAAGAGTTGACTTAATGTTATAAGTGTAGTCTTTTTCGTTGGCAATATCTAAGTCATCAAGTGTGCCATTAATTTTCTTCTCTACAGTTGGTGTTTCTCCTGGAGGAGTTACTGTTACTGGTGGAGTTGGTGGTGTTTCCTTGTCTGGTTGACCATCTACATGTGATTTATCTTGGTAAGTCACTTTAGTTGTATTTGGAATGTTTTGACGTGTCACACCTGCTTTGATTTGTGATGTAATCACAAGTTCTACTGTTTTACCTGCGAAATCTTTAGCGTTTGCGAAGTCCTTCATAGTCGCTGTGACAGTTTGTCCGTCTACTTTAACATCGAAGAATTTAGCCGCATCGCCTGTGATGCTTGGTGTGCCTTGGATGGCTAAATCTTTATCCAAGGTATCAACGATTACATAGGATTTGTACTTAGTAATGTCTACTGGAAGAGTTGACTTAATGTTATAAGTGTAGTCTTTTTCGTTGGCAATATCTAAGTCATCAAGTGTGCCATTAATTTTCTTCTCTACAGTTGGTGTTTCTCCTGGAGGAGTTACTGTTACTGGTGGAGTTGGTGGTGTTTCCTTGTCTGGTTGACCATCTACATGTGATTTATCTTGGTAAGTCACTTTAGTTGTATTTGGAATGTTTTGACGTGTCACACCTGCTTTGATTTGTGATGTAATCACAAGTTCTACTGTTTTACCTGCGAAATCTTTAGCGTTTGCGAAGTCCTTCATAGTCGCTGTGACAGTTTGTCCGTCTACTTTAACATCGAAGAATTTAGCCGCATCACCTGTGATTGTTGGTGTGCCTTGGATGGCTAAATCTTTATCCAAGGTATCAACGATTACATAGGATTTGTACTTAGTAATGTCTACCGGAAGAGTTGACTTAATGTTATAAGTGTAGTCTTTTTCGTTGGCAATATCTAAGTCATCAAGTGTGCCATTGATTTTCTTCTCTACAGTTGGTGTTTCTCCTGGAGGAGTTACTGTTACTGGTGGTGTCTCAACTTCCTTATCTGGTTCACCGGCAACATGTGATCTATCTTGGTAAGTCACTTTTGCAGTGTTTGGAATGTTTTGACGTGTCACACCTGCTTTGATTTGTGATGTAATCACAAGTTCAACTGATTTACCTGCGAAATCTTTAGCGTTTGCGAAGTCCTTCATAGTCGCTGTGACAGTTTGTCCGTCTACTTTAACATCGAAGAATTTAGCCGCATCACCTGTGATTGTTGGTGTGCCTTGGATGGCTAAATCTTTATCCAAGGTATCAACGATTACATAGGATTTGTACTTAGTAATGTCTACTGGAAGAGTTGACTTAATGTTGTAAGTGTAGTCTTTTTCGTTGGCAATATCTAAGTCATCCAAGTCGCCGTTGATTTTCTTCTCTACAGTTGGTGTTTCCCCTGGAGGGGTTACTGTTACTGGTGGTGTCTCAACTTCCTTATCTGGTTCACCTGCAACATGTGATTTATCTTGGTAAGTCACTTTTGCAGTGTTTGGAATGTTTTGACGAGTAACTCCAGCACGAATTTGTGAGCTGATCACAAGTTCTACTGTTTTACCTGCAAAGTCTTTAGCGTTTGTGAAGTCCTTCATAGTCGCTGTGACAGTTTGTCCATCTACTTTAACATCGAAGAATTTAGCCGCATCACCTGTGATTGTTGGTGTGCCTTGGATGGCTAAATCTTTATCCAAGGTATCAACGATTACATAGGATTTGTACTTAGTAATGTCTACCGGAAGAGTTGACTTAATGTTATAAGTGTAGTCTTTTTCGTTGGCAATATCTAAGTCATCAAGTGTGCCATTAATTTTCTTCTCTACAGTTGGTGTTTCTCCTGGAGGAGTTACTGTTACTGGTGGAGTTGGTGGTGTTTCCTTGTCTGGTTGACCATCTACATGTGATCTATCTTGGTAAGTCACTTTTGCAGTGTTTGGAATGTTTTGACGTGTCACACCTGCTTTGATTTGTGATGTAATCACAAGTTCAACTGATTTACCTGCGAAATCTTTAGCGTTTGCGAAGTCCTTCATAGTCGCCGTGACAGTTTGTCCGTCTACTTTAACATCGAAGAATTTAGCCGCATCACCTGTGATTGTTGGTGTGCCTTGGATGGCTAAATCTTTATCCAAGGTATCAACGATTACATAGGATTTGTACTTAGTAATGTCTACCGGAAGAGTTGACTTAATGTTATAAGTGTAGTCTTTTTCGTTGGCAATATCTAAGTCATCAAGTGTGCCATTGATTTTCTTCTCTACAGTTGGTGTTTCTCCTGGAGGAGTTACTGTTACTGGTGGTGTCTCAACTTCCTTATCTGGTTCACCGGCAACATGTGATCTATCTTGGTAAGTCACTTTTGCAGTGTTTGGAATGTTTTGACGTGTCACACCTGCTTTGATTTGTGATGTAATCACAAGTTCAACTGATTTACCTGCGAAATCTTTAGCGTTTGCGAAGTCCTTCATAGTCGCTGTGACAGTTTGTCCGTCTACTTTAACATCGAAGAATTTAGCCGCATCGCCTGTGATGCTTGGTGTGCCTTGGATGGCTAAATCTTTATCCAAGGTATCAACGATTACATAGGATTTGTACTTAGTAATGTCTACTGGAAGAGTTGACTTAATGTTATAAGTGTAGTCTTTTTCGTTGGCAATATCTAAGTCATCAAGTGTGCCATTAATTTTCTTCTCTACAGTTGGTGTTTCTCCTGGAGGAGTTACTGTTACTGGTGGAGTTGGTGGTGTTTCCTTGTCTGGTTGACCATCTACATGTGATTTATCTTGGTAAGTCACTTTAGTTGTATTTGGAATGTTTTGACGTGTCACACCTGCTTTGATTTGTGATGTAATCACAAGTTCTACTGTTTTACCTGCGAAATCTTTAGCGTTTGCGAAGTCCTTCATAGTCGCTGTGACAGTTTGTCCGTCTACTTTAACATCGAAGAATTTAGCCGCATCACCTGTGATTGTTGGTGTGCCTTGGATGGCTAAATCTTTATCCAAGGTATCAACGATTACATAGGATTTGTACTTAGTAATGTCTACCGGAAGAGTTGACTTAATGTTATAAGTGTAGTCTTTTTCGTTGGCAATATCTAAGTCATCAAGTGTGCCATTGATTTTCTTCTCTACAGTTGGTGTTTCTCCTGGAGGAGTTACTGTTACTGGTGGTGTCTCAACTTCCTTATCTGGTTCACCGGCAACATGTGATCTATCTTGGTAAGTCACTTTTGCAGTGTTTGGAATGTTTTGACGTGTCACACCTGCTTTGATTTGTGATGTAATCACAAGTTCAACTGATTTACCTGCGAAATCTTTAGCGTTTGCGAAGTCCTTCATAGTTGCAGTGACAGTTTGACCATCTACTTTAACATCGAAGAATTTAGCCGCATCACCTGTGATTGTTGGTGTGCCTTGGATGGCTAAATCTTTATCCAAGGTATCAACGATTACATAGGATTTGTACTTAGTAATGTCTACCGGAAGAGTTGACTTAATGTTATAAGTGTAGTCTTTTTCGTTGGCAATATCTAAGTCATCAAGTGTGCCATTGATTTTCTTCTCTACAGTTGGTGTTTCTCCTGGAGGAGTTACTGTTACTGGTGGTGTCTCAACTTCCTTATCTGGTTCACCGGCAACATGTGATCTATCTTGGTAAGTCACTTTTGCAGTGTTTGGAATGTTTTGACGTGTCACACCTGCTTTGATTTGTGATGTAATCACAAGTTCAACTGATTTACCTGCGAAATCTTTAGCGTTTGCGAAGTCCTTCATAGTTGCAGTGACAGTTTGACCATCTACTTTAACATCGAAGAATTTAGCCGCATCACCTGTGATTGTTGGTGTGCCTTGGATGGCTAAATCTTTATCCAAGGTATCAACGATTACATAGGATTTGTACTTAGTAATGTCTACTGGAAGAGTTGACTTAATGTTATAAGTGTAGTCTTTTTCGTTGGCAATATCTAAGTCATCAAGTGTGCCATTGATTTTCTTCTCTACAGTTGGTGTTTCCCCTGGAGGGGTTACTGGAACATTGTTTGTTTCCTTAGACTGTCCACTATTATCACCAACAGTTAGTTTAGCCTTATTTGGGATAGAACCTTCTGGAGTAGAAACATATTTAGATAGTTCATCATTTGTGATACCAGCCTTGATTCTAGCCTTAATTGTCAATATGACTTCTTTGCCAGCATAATTTGCTAATGAATCTTTTGGTAAGGCCGCAGTTACTTTACCACCGTCCTCAGTTGTAAGTGAAACTTTATCATCTGATTGACCCGCAACCGTAACGCTTGTACCAGTAACTGTTAAGATATCTTCAAGATCATCATACAATGTAAATTCTGTAATAGCTGATACATCATCAGGTACAGTGGCTTTGACATGATATTCAAATTCTTGATCTCTTGTGGAAAGATCTAAACTTGGTTTTCCATCAACATCCTTCACAGGTTCAGGTGCTGGAGTTGGAGGGGTAACATATACTGGAGGGGTAGTAATAATGTGGTCTTTACCATCTGGTTGAACTCCATGTTTAGTAGCTTCATTTGGAATTTTCTTATCAAGGACATCTTTCTTGATTTGAGCAGGAATTACAAGACGAATATGATATTTATCATGTAATTTGTTCATGTCCTCTGGATTTACCTTAACAAGTATCTTGGTAGTATCTTTTCCGTCGACTGTAACATTTTCTGTAGTTACATGGTAGTATTGAAGGTCACTTGCATCTGCGCTTTGACCATCAAGTGGCTCTCCACCGCCAACAAATTGAAGATACGGAGTTTTACCTGGTTGAAGCTCAATTCGAGGATCTAAGACATCTTCTAGTTGCCATGCTTGATATTCATAGATATTAGATGGCATAGTAATGTCAACAAAATAATTATATGCTTTTTCATTTTCAATCACTAAGTCATCAACAAGCTTACCAGTAGATGGGTCTTCAATTTTCTTAACGATTGTTGAAGGTACTGGTGGTGGTGGTGCTACTTCTGCAGTATCTTTCTTCTCACTTGGTTGGTTGTTAATGAGATATGTTACCTCATTTGGAATATGGGCTTGATTTTTAGCATCTGTAAAATCACGATATTTCGATAAATCAGCGTTTTTCTTAACACGACTAGAGAAACGAATTGATAATGTTTTCCCTTCATTCCCTTCAATTTGAGCGGTTTTCAACATAACAGAAATATTTCCGCTTGTTGCATCGAAGGTAACGATGGATCTTTCTTTGCCATCAACAACAACTTTATCCGTAGCAGAATATACCTTATCCCCAATTAGCACTTCAAAGTTCTCAGGTGATGTTATCAATTCAAGAACAGGTTCCAATTTATCAACAACTTCAAATTGAGTAGCATTATAAGGAATACTTGTATCAATTTTATATGTGAAGATTTGATATGGACCACTCAAATCTTTATTTTTAACACCATCGACAGTCTTACTAATGTCAGGTTCATTTATTGGAGGTGTAACTTGGACTTCGTTTGATGGGATCGATTTGTCATTTATGACTAAATTAGCAACGTTTGGTACCCAAGGTTTACCGTCAGTGTTTAGGTTAACATAATCTGTCAAACTTGCATAACGTTTAAATTGTGAATCGAAAGTCAGACGAACTCTATTACCAGCAATCTTATTCATCAAATCAAGTGATTGACTATGAGTAATTCCTAGAGTTGATTCTGCATCTGCGAAATCAACTACCATGGTGTACATATTCTTATCAACACCGGCTTGTTGAATACCTGATTCAGCATCAGTTGCAATTCTCGATGTTACTTTAATTAATTTAGATAAATCATAACCTGTATCTACGACATTTCCACTTTGATCTACTATTTCAACTTTACGTGTAGCGTCATAACCGCTAATCATATCGCTTGCAACTTGACCATAAGGTTGAAATGCGAATTCAAGTGGGTCTTCAATCTTAAAGGTTGAACTACCAAATGGTACTTCTGCCTCAACAGTAAATCGGAACGGATCATTCCAGATTCCCACCTCAAGCTTTTCACCATCTTTCACAATTATTGGACTAAATGGCCCACTATTTTCAGGTAGTAAATCAAATGAACCACCTGTACGTTTCTCGACTACAGGGTTAACTGATTTTGTAATTGTCGGAGGTGGTGTAACAACAACAGGAGGCGTTTCTGGAGTATCAACCGGTGGTTCTCCATCCTTTGTATAGTGAATTGTTGCAACGTTTTCAATCGCACCTTTTGCACCATCTTTAATTTTGGCAGTGACAATTAAACGAATCATATCACCACCATTAACTACTGCAAATTTATCTGCATTTAAAGTAGCAGTTATGATTTGTTTGTTTGCTTCACTTCCATCCGCTTTTCGTTTTGAGGTATCGTTCTGATTAATTGTAAAGTAGTCTTGTGGTAAGTAGGTAGTTGATCCACCTAACGGATCAAATGGAGCACCTAAGATTCCCGAATCTGATGTGCGTGGTATCGATGATATCTTAACATCAGTAATTTCGAGTCGAGGGTCTACCGCATCACGGATATAGTACTCATTAAAGTTTCTAATATCACTAGGTAAGGTAGCAATTAATTCATAAGTAAACGTCTGATCATAACTATTAACATTTCTTAAAGTGTCAACTCCATCAATCAGTTTACTTACAGCAGGGGTATCTGGTGTTACATAGACTTTCTCTGAAGTTTTTGAATTTCCATCTAAAGTAACTTTGGCATCATTTGGTACTTTGATTTTTCCATCAACAGCATACTTACTTAAGTCAGCATCTTCACGAATCAGAGCATTTATATTAAGTTCGATCACTGCTGGTCCATTACTAGTATTGGCAGCTGTGATTTCTCTTGTAATATTTCTAAGATCGGTTCTTCCAACCTTAGTACTGTCAATATCAAGAACTACTTTTTGAGATGTTCCATCCATAACAACTTTAATAAACTTTTGCAAGCTTGGAATTTCAATTCCGTCTACAGTAATCCACACTTGATCTTTTGTCGGTGCAAAGTCCATTCCAACTGTGCTGTTATTTACTTTTAGCTCTGGAACTAATGTATCCTCAAGTATGTATTGACCTACAACACCTGGCCAAGTTGAAGTAATTTGGTAATAATAAGGTTGTAGACGGGTATTTAGCGTTTTTTCACTTGCCCTATCTGATCCATCTTTTGAAATTGATACTGTTTTCTTAATATCTGTTTCGAGTGGAGGTTGTACGTATACAGAGTTTGAGCGACGAACTTGCGGTGTATCAAGACCAACTTGGTCCCACGACATTGTCGCCTGGTTAACTGCTCCTAAACCACCATTATCTTGCATTAACTTTTTATATTCAGAAGCATTAACACTGTAACGATATTGATCTTTCAATTGCGCAACAATTTTAACAGTATACTCTTTAAATACATGTCCACCATATTCGGTTGCCTTGACAATTGTTCCATCTACGACCGTTTCTGGAGTTGGGGATTTTGGAACAGTCACTGCAACTTCGGTTTGTCCTGTAGCTAGTGTCGTTTGTGTGACATTCCAATCTAATTTTTGAGTGCCTTCGTATACTTCAACAGATTTTACATCAAAACGAGGATCAATTTTATCCAAAAGTTTTACATTGTCTTTAAACTCAAGTGGTGAGTTGAACATTTTGTAATTCATGGTATATGTAAATTGTTCACTCTCAGATGTAAGTGAGGCAGCATAGGATGATCGACTTGGGAGTAATTCATCTTGTGCAATAACACCAGATTTGCCATCATCACCATTTTTATCATTGGAAATATCTTGGTCTTTAACATCCTTCTCAACACGAGGGTAACAATAAGCCATATCTGTATAGGTAACGTCTGTCGGCGCGGTATCCCCGATTTTCGGACTAGTATACTCACCCACAGAGAAGGTACCTACAAGTCGTCCAACTTCTTCAGTTACTGTTCCTGCTTTATAGTCATCAGCCGGTGGTTTTTCCTGTTCTTCAATTGGAACGTTAGGATCAATAGCTGTATCAGTCGGTGCCTCAGTTTTGACTAGATTATATGTAAATTTATTATCTCCAGGATTAAAGACACTTTCTGGAACACTAATAGTAACTTTGTTCCCATCTTGGGTAATTGTTCCCCTAATTTGAGTAGTAGGATCAGTTAATTTATCTTCAGGAACGATTGTTTTACCATTAATTTGGACGGATCCAACTTCATAACCAGGAGTGATGTCA
This window encodes:
- a CDS encoding isopeptide-forming domain-containing fimbrial protein, which produces MEVKTDKRIWVKILSTLGIIGVLVPMVYVLATTAISAFAAETSTVETKTYQEGCSIRVESTESVSWNLPRQPIDLVILQDASGSFEDNMPKIQTALKTLTSSTTEENYDENNPKLVFTNDPTTTDRVMLANYGGLDYIKNYDNVSRTTTATGFNAPASNYSYYSYTDSYGYIQYAYYYDFILVDGVSVQKAGVIETDYYGNKYFIPAGAFNIFTGYYVSSNAPLVQLNGTRAIGNYTNYKSTVTGTDSNFTNFNSYTSSTGYRYDASGLLTSNAEIDSKIDSIVTGGGTPTVPAVEDAIASYEAVKNTGGGMANNRKTVFLLITDGVANGYRNAGDSTVYMDRSLYRAYNLANDWATNGYLPEASQNYLARAKELEAAGDKLKAAVGADGKVVIGFFEDLKWLETFKSQGAPAPLSGYGYAYQNGFGNPGSNTTITTGDSRSVQEVFHDSLQTMASPDDVLPNGKAGTYFVNEQGDVDLFAKKILESIASAIVKEDVKGTFDITPGYEVGSVQINGKTIVPEDKLTDPTTQIRGTITQDGNKVTISVPESVFNPGDNKFTYNLVKTEAPTDTAIDPNVPIEEQEKPPADDYKAGTVTEEVGRLVGTFSVGEYTSPKIGDTAPTDVTYTDMAYCYPRVEKDVKDQDISNDKNGDDGKSGVIAQDELLPSRSSYAASLTSESEQFTYTMNYKMFNSPLEFKDNVKLLDKIDPRFDVKSVEVYEGTQKLDWNVTQTTLATGQTEVAVTVPKSPTPETVVDGTIVKATEYGGHVFKEYTVKIVAQLKDQYRYSVNASEYKKLMQDNGGLGAVNQATMSWDQVGLDTPQVRRSNSVYVQPPLETDIKKTVSISKDGSDRASEKTLNTRLQPYYYQITSTWPGVVGQYILEDTLVPELKVNNSTVGMDFAPTKDQVWITVDGIEIPSLQKFIKVVMDGTSQKVVLDIDSTKVGRTDLRNITREITAANTSNGPAVIELNINALIREDADLSKYAVDGKIKVPNDAKVTLDGNSKTSEKVYVTPDTPAVSKLIDGVDTLRNVNSYDQTFTYELIATLPSDIRNFNEYYIRDAVDPRLEITDVKISSIPRTSDSGILGAPFDPLGGSTTYLPQDYFTINQNDTSKRKADGSEANKQIITATLNADKFAVVNGGDMIRLIVTAKIKDGAKGAIENVATIHYTKDGEPPVDTPETPPVVVTPPPTITKSVNPVVEKRTGGSFDLLPENSGPFSPIIVKDGEKLEVGIWNDPFRFTVEAEVPFGSSTFKIEDPLEFAFQPYGQVASDMISGYDATRKVEIVDQSGNVVDTGYDLSKLIKVTSRIATDAESGIQQAGVDKNMYTMVVDFADAESTLGITHSQSLDLMNKIAGNRVRLTFDSQFKRYASLTDYVNLNTDGKPWVPNVANLVINDKSIPSNEVQVTPPINEPDISKTVDGVKNKDLSGPYQIFTYKIDTSIPYNATQFEVVDKLEPVLELITSPENFEVLIGDKVYSATDKVVVDGKERSIVTFDATSGNISVMLKTAQIEGNEGKTLSIRFSSRVKKNADLSKYRDFTDAKNQAHIPNEVTYLINNQPSEKKDTAEVAPPPPVPSTIVKKIEDPSTGKLVDDLVIENEKAYNYFVDITMPSNIYEYQAWQLEDVLDPRIELQPGKTPYLQFVGGGEPLDGQSADASDLQYYHVTTENVTVDGKDTTKILVKVNPEDMNKLHDKYHIRLVIPAQIKKDVLDKKIPNEATKHGVQPDGKDHIITTPPVYVTPPTPAPEPVKDVDGKPSLDLSTRDQEFEYHVKATVPDDVSAITEFTLYDDLEDILTVTGTSVTVAGQSDDKVSLTTEDGGKVTAALPKDSLANYAGKEVILTIKARIKAGITNDELSKYVSTPEGSIPNKAKLTVGDNSGQSKETNNVPVTPPGETPTVEKKINGTLDDLDIANEKDYTYNIKSTLPVDITKYKSYVIVDTLDKDLAIQGTPTITGDAAKFFDVKVDGQTVTATMKDFANAKDFAGKSVELVITSQIKAGVTRQNIPNTAKVTYQDRSHVAGEPDKEVETPPVTVTPPGETPTVEKKINGTLDDLDIANEKDYTYNIKSTLPVDITKYKSYVIVDTLDKDLAIQGTPTITGDAAKFFDVKVDGQTVTATMKDFANAKDFAGKSVELVITSQIKAGVTRQNIPNTAKVTYQDRSHVAGEPDKEVETPPVTVTPPGETPTVEKKINGTLDDLDIANEKDYTYNIKSTLPVDITKYKSYVIVDTLDKDLAIQGTPTITGDAAKFFDVKVDGQTVTATMKDFANAKDFAGKTVELVITSQIKAGVTRQNIPNTTKVTYQDKSHVDGQPDKETPPTPPVTVTPPGETPTVEKKINGTLDDLDIANEKDYTYNIKSTLPVDITKYKSYVIVDTLDKDLAIQGTPSITGDAAKFFDVKVDGQTVTATMKDFANAKDFAGKSVELVITSQIKAGVTRQNIPNTAKVTYQDRSHVAGEPDKEVETPPVTVTPPGETPTVEKKINGTLDDLDIANEKDYTYNIKSTLPVDITKYKSYVIVDTLDKDLAIQGTPTITGDAAKFFDVKVDGQTVTATMKDFANAKDFAGKSVELVITSQIKAGVTRQNIPNTAKVTYQDRSHVDGQPDKETPPTPPVTVTPPGETPTVEKKINGTLDDLDIANEKDYTYNIKSTLPVDITKYKSYVIVDTLDKDLAIQGTPTITGDAAKFFDVKVDGQTVTATMKDFTNAKDFAGKTVELVISSQIRAGVTRQNIPNTAKVTYQDKSHVAGEPDKEVETPPVTVTPPGETPTVEKKINGDLDDLDIANEKDYTYNIKSTLPVDITKYKSYVIVDTLDKDLAIQGTPTITGDAAKFFDVKVDGQTVTATMKDFANAKDFAGKSVELVITSQIKAGVTRQNIPNTAKVTYQDRSHVAGEPDKEVETPPVTVTPPGETPTVEKKINGTLDDLDIANEKDYTYNIKSTLPVDITKYKSYVIVDTLDKDLAIQGTPTITGDAAKFFDVKVDGQTVTATMKDFANAKDFAGKTVELVITSQIKAGVTRQNIPNTTKVTYQDKSHVDGQPDKETPPTPPVTVTPPGETPTVEKKINGTLDDLDIANEKDYTYNIKSTLPVDITKYKSYVIVDTLDKDLAIQGTPSITGDAAKFFDVKVDGQTVTATMKDFANAKDFAGKTVELVITSQIKAGVTRQNIPNTTKVTYQDKSHVDGQPDKETPPTPPVTVTPPGETPTVEKKINGTLDDLDIANEKDYTYNIKSTLPVDITKYKSYVIVDTLDKDLAIQGTPSITGDAAKFFDVKVDGQTVTATMKDFANAKDFAGKSVELVITSQIKAGVTRQNIPNTAKVTYQDRSHVAGEPDKEVETPPVTVTPPGETPTVEKKINGDLDDLDIANEKDYTYNIKSTLPVDITKYKSYVIVDTLDKDLAIQGTPTITGNAAKFFDVKVDGQTVTATMKDFANAKDFAGKTVELVITSQIKAGVTRQNIPNTAKVTYQDKSHVAGEPDKEIETPPVTVTPPTPDTPDLTKKVNKLEHADLANRQEPFTYTIDTTLPKNAFAFEVTDTLENVLSFDGDIKATVDGKNIPIEQVVTDGQKLSVKFTKEQLKAYAGQAVHIEFNAKVKDGADLSPYRNDKGDISVPNIANYQINNDPKLVKESNPVTITPPTPTEPNIDKKINRTETHLEIDRGKSYMYTINSDLPNDISSYKEYIISDTLDDALAINGPVEVHVDGYKLADSTFKVVTDGNHVTVTVKDFATLAGYKQIQLYIPSAIKEDFELDKAIYPDNKIPNTATVDFINSDGKEGSKETKPVTVTPPTPETPEVPEEPTPETPVKSVGHDDTDQSNKLILKTADETFRFDVQAVVPTDKDEKNRIDLTHFNMSDTLDPNLMVARVAVEITSTTSTIPEANFNYIDEDLEKATQELKDAQAKLDEISKAATSTDTQKSVEDAQAKVTDLENKLAEAEAKLAELKTTEPVPTDGTRPDSTVDNTAAITAQEAIITDLKGQLATAKSDLTVAQKVLSEAKTPAEIKVELDNQQKLVDKAQEAFDKADAKAKEVAEKANLLAKLINQGELTASEMAELGISTAKSQGQLVNVEITDKDTLEALKGYTVKTIIYSSIKPGTDLKPYLKDGFENIATVSFNHGPNSTWTKDTKPVHVFPPKPTTPDKPVTPPPGETPPRRTPPTRPSRPILPRNGDNTNSLLIGFGALLAGLGFVGLKKKEN